In the genome of Myxosarcina sp. GI1, the window CGGGATGTCTACCCATTCTGGTACTCCAATAAATCAGGTTGCCGTCGTAGGGGCTTTTATCGCCTTTAACTTTTACGTAGTTGGTTGAACTGCTATCGAACGAACTATGCAAAAGTAACCGAAGAGGGTTCGCGTCCCCTTCCCTGGTTGCGAATATCCAATTTCTTTTACCGATTTTTGTGTAATATTTTTTGTAAGCCTTTTTAAGACTTCTGCATCGGTATCTGCCCCAAGCTCTTAATTTGAGGTATACAAGATGATCTTGTTTAGTTAAGATGTTTCTTGTTTGGGCATCAGAAAACTTGTAATAGTTGCACCATCCCCTGATTACAGGGTTAAGCTCTGAGATTATCCGAGCTTGTGATGAGTTCTTGTGTTTCCTGATGACTTTTATACGACTTTGATGCTTTTTACAGGCATCTTTGCTTGGGGTGATGAAGGTATTAAAACCAACTACGTCTTTTTTAGTATTTCTAGGGCTGACGTATTTACCCGCAGGAAATTGTCGAATGTTATATCCGAGAAAGTCAAACCCTGCTATTCCGTCCTCACTCTTCTCTGAATCCAGAGTGTGAGCTATTCTAGTTTTAGTTGGTTTTAATTCCAAACCTACATCTTTTAACCACTCCGAGATTAATTCTCGACATCTCTGGATTACCTTAAGGTCGTGGTGTAGCACAACGAAATCATCCGCATACCTGACGAATGTTAGTTGACTTACTTTCTTTTGCCAGCTTATCTGGCTGCTCGGTTTGTCTTTTCTTCTAATATCCAATGTCTTAGCATATTCAATAAGCATATTTTCTATGCCGTGTAACGCTATATTGGCTAGAAGTGGGCTAAATAGAGTAGGCACAAAGCGCACTTTCCAATCTTGCGATTGATGTGTTTCTTCATACCTCTCTCCAAACCGTACGTGACAATTTCTCGTCATACGGCTTTCCATCATTGTTACCTCCGACCAAACGAGGGTGTTAAGGCATGACAAGAGCGACATAGTAGCTGAAGATTATCTTCAGTGTCTTTACCCTTGCTTTTGCGCGGTATGATGTGGTGCAGGTCTAGTTTTCCTAGTGCGCCACAACATTCGCATTTTGCGCCCCTCTCAGCTTTAATTTTCTCTTTGAGTTCGCGCCATGTGACGTTCTCGGCATTTCCCATCCAGATTATTTGGGATAAAGGTATTTCTGGCTGTGCTGCTGATAATGTTCCAAACCCTTCTAAATAAGGGTTTTCTGGTGAACGAGAACGGTATTTCTTTAGGGGTAAATCGCTCATCCTATAAAGAAAAAGGTGATTATCCCCGTTGAGTACACCAAAGTTCCATCTCTTCCCGTTCTCACGGAGTTTGAATCTATCTAGTACTTTTCGTTTGGATACTTTATGCCGTTTACTTAACCAGAGAAACAGCCTTTCGTTAACCCAGAAGTCTAGATCTTTGGCTAATTTCTTGGTGTTAGTATGGCGATAGTAATTAATCCATCCTCTGAGTACTGCGTTTAAAGCTGAGATTTTGAGCAATGGTGAATCTTGAAACCACTTGCGTCGCGTCATCTCTTTAATCTTGAGCTTCAACTTTTTAATGTTTTCCTGGGCTGGAGTGACCAGCATTTTAGGTCGGTCATTAGATTTTACGTATCTTTGAACGTGAAAACCTAAAAAGTCAAAACCTTGATTTACATGAGTTATGTGCGTTTTTTCTGGTGAAAGTT includes:
- a CDS encoding group II intron maturase-specific domain-containing protein, whose amino-acid sequence is MMESRMTRNCHVRFGERYEETHQSQDWKVRFVPTLFSPLLANIALHGIENMLIEYAKTLDIRRKDKPSSQISWQKKVSQLTFVRYADDFVVLHHDLKVIQRCRELISEWLKDVGLELKPTKTRIAHTLDSEKSEDGIAGFDFLGYNIRQFPAGKYVSPRNTKKDVVGFNTFITPSKDACKKHQSRIKVIRKHKNSSQARIISELNPVIRGWCNYYKFSDAQTRNILTKQDHLVYLKLRAWGRYRCRSLKKAYKKYYTKIGKRNWIFATREGDANPLRLLLHSSFDSSSTNYVKVKGDKSPYDGNLIYWSTRMGRHPEMPVSKAIKLKKQKGKCSWCGLYFREGDVLEEDHITAIALGGKNVYDNLQLLHAHCHDEKTALDMIEIRKKRLSNFLTELHKLWSKVNYLWVDDIPVILSS